The segment ACCAAGCAGGAGTCCACTGACGAGTCCAAGCAGGAATCCACTGACGAGTCCAAGCAGGAATCCACTGACGAGTCCAAGCAGGAATCCACTGACGAGTCCAAGCAGGAGTCCACTGACGAGTCCAAGCAGGAATCCACTGACGAGTCCAAGCAGGAATCCACTAACGAGTCCAAGCAGGAGTCCACTAACGAGTCCAAGCAGGAGTCCACTGACGAGTCCAAGCAGGAGTCCACTAACGAGTCCAAGCAGGAGTCCACTAACGAGTCCAAGCAGGAGTCCACTAACGAGTCCAAGCAGGAGTCCACTGACGAGTCCAAGCAGGAGTCCACTGACGAGTCCAAGCAGGAGTCCACTAACGAGTCCAAGCAGGAGTCCACTAACGAGTCCAAGCAGGAGTCCACTGACGAAGCCAAGCAGGAGTCCACTGACGAGTCCAAGCAGAATCCTGCTGACGAGTCCAAGCAGGAAGTTGCCGTTGAGAATAAAGTCCTTGCAGAAGCGCCTGCAGCAAAGGCTCCGGTGCTGATGACTGCCGCGCTGGCAGCAGCTCCGGCTGCGCCCACTGCTCCTGCGGAAGACGACACTGTTGCCACCATTAACGGTCAGGGCTATAAGAGCTTTGACGAAGCCGTCAAAGCAGCCCAGAGCGGCGATATCATTAAAGTGACCAAAGACACCGAGACCGATGGAATGAACATAAGTAAAAAACTGACCATCCAGGGTGTCACAACCACGACCACCAAAACAAAGGATGACGGCACTGTAGAAGAGACCACCGTCAAGCCCAAGCTCACCTTTAAAAAGGATGGCATCGCTCTGTGGGGCACAGACCTGACCTTCAAGGATATGCAGGTTGAGATGAAGGGTGTCGGCAGCACACCGTATACTGCCGAATGGAACTGGATGACCATTAGCGCCAGCAAGAATGCTACCCTCACGCTGGACAACACCGTCATGACGATGGACGGCACAGGTACTGCCGATAATACCCATGCCATCTATTTCGGTTCCAACAATAAGCTGAACGTTCAGAACGGTTCCAACCTGACGATCCAGAACTATAAGCAGGATGCTTTGGAATGGGACGGCGGTGACGGCGGTTACAACTGCAATATTACCGGCGGTTCCACCTTCACCTCCGACAATAACCGTTCCGGCTTTACCGGCACCTTCTATGTAACGGTAGATGACAGTGATGTAAAGGTCATCAACAGCACCGGCAGCGGTTCCAACGGCTCTTACTTCACGATTCAAAACGATTCTAATGTCCTGTTTGACAACAACAGTTATTGGGGCATCTCGGCATGGCGTATCGACATGAGCGATGACTCTACCCTGACAGCTACCAATAACGGCTATAGCGGCGTCTGGACCCGCGTGCTCAATGTGGACAAGACCTGCACGCTGGATGTTGAGAGCAACGGCAAAAAAGCCGGCAGTGCCGCCACCAACCCCGGTATCTTCTTCCAGGGCAACGGCAAAATCAAGAGTACCATTGAAGAGGGTGCTAAGGTTACCATCAAGGACAACGCCGGTTCCGGCATCTACACCAAACAGACGGTCTGTGACCTGACCATCGGTTCTGCCACTATCACCAACAATGGCTCCGGCTCTGTGAATGAGAAGGGCATCGGTGCCGAAAATGGCGGCGGCATCTACAACATCGGCACCCTCAAACTGGGCAAGGGTGTAACCATCACCGGCAACACCGCCAAAAATGGCGGCGGCGTATATACTAAGAGCGTTAAGACTAAGGGCGGCAAGGTCACTATCGACAACAGCACCATCACAGAAAACAAAGCCACGGGCAACGGCGGCGGCATTTGTGCCGAGGACAACAGCACTGTTACCGTAGTTGGCGGTGAAATCAGCAGCAACACATCTACAGGCGTTGAGCAGACGATTTCTGGCGGCGGCGGTTTGTATACCAATAATTCTACCGTAACGCTGGACAAGGTCACAATTACCGGCAATAAGGCTATCAACGCCCCCTCCAACGACGGTGGTGGCATCCTTGCTGCCGGCAGTGACCTGACCATCACAGGATCCACCATTACAGAGAACACCGCACCCGACTGCGGCGGCGGACTGTTTTTGTCTCACACGAATGCCAATATCACCGGTTCCACCATTGAGGGCAATCAGTCAAAGCATGGTGCAGGCGTCTATTTGAATGATTCCTCTGACGTGGCCGAGGCCGATTGCACTGGCAGCCACACTCATAACATCACCGACACAAAGATCAATCATAACACTGCCAGTTCTATTGGCGGCGGCATGTATGTGGGCACCAAGAGCAATGTGACCCTTACCGGTTCCACTCTGGACGGCAATGTTTCCACCGATAAGACTAACGGTCAGGGCGGCGCGATCGTTGCATACGGTGCGGGTGATATCACGCTGGATAGCACCACCATCACGAACAACGATGCTGCAGTCGGCGGCGGTCTCTTCTCTTTGGGCGTCGCAGCCAGTGATACCCACATCACCCTGCGCAACAACACCAAATTCATCGGCAATACGGCTGCTTCCGGTGCTGGCATTTATCTCATGCGTTCCTCCGGCAACAACATTTTGCTTGAACTGACGGATTCCGCTATTGATAACAACACCGCTTCCAACTTGGGCGGCGGCATCTTTGCCTACGATGGCGCACAGATCAATGCCAACAAGGCATCCTTCAACGGAAACAAAGCTGCAAATGGTGCTGGTATGTACCTCTATGGCCTAAACAACAAGGTTATGGCTGAACTGACGGATTCCTTTATTGACAACAACATCGCTTCCGACTGGGGCGGCGGTATCTTTGCCTATAATGGAGCAGAAGTCAAGGCCAACAATACCTCTATTTCCAACAACAAGGGCGGCAATGCAGGCGGCCTGCTGGTGTGGAACAACAGCTCTGCTGAGCTGAGCAACGGCAGCAAGGTCTGCGGCAATACCGCCACAAACGGAAACGGCGGCGGCGTATATGCTATCAACGGCACCGTGACCGCGACCGACTGCGACATCAGCGACAATGATGCAGGCCAGTACAACGGCGGCGGCATCTGTGCACAGAACAGCGCTCTGACTCTGGAGAAGAACACCCTCAACCGCAACAAGAGCAAGAGCGGCGGTGCGATCTGGATGAATGCCTCCGATGCAGAGCTCTCGGGCAATACCATCACCCACAATACCGCAACGGGCAACGGCGGCGGCATCTACAGCGAACAGAGATCGACCATTGATCTGCGCACCGGTGCCCTGTACAATAACCACGCAGGCACTGCCGGTGACGACATGTACCTGAACAACACGACCCTGATTCTGCGCCCCGTGGGCGATGACTGGATTCTGGACGACTGCGGCCACCCCATTGATGGCTGGTACCTTGACGGCAAGGATGCCCGCTGGGATGCGGACAGCCAAAAGAAGTTCGTCACCAATCTGGACGCCCTGCTGGAAGGCACGGACTACATGATTGAAAAGGGCGAAGACGGCTGCTATATCATCACCATCGACAGCAATGCTCTTGCCCTCAAGGCTGCGCATAACGCGCCGTCTGAGCCGAAACCCGACCCGGATGGTCCCGACACTCCCAACCCGAACCCCAACCCGAAACCGGAACCGAAGCCCGGCCCGGATACCTCCATCACCCCGGAAGACCCGCAGCTGCCTCCTGTACAGGACGCACGGGCCGATACGCCGGACTCCCCTGTTCTGCCCGCCAACACCACTAATCCCGCTGTGCAGGACGCTCACGCCCTGCCGCAGACCGGCACCAGCCTGTTTGCCGCGCTGGCAATGGCTCTCAGCGGCTTTGCACTGACGATTGCCGGTGCATGGGCAAGCCTGCTGGGCAAGAACAGCAGACACTGAGCCTTTAGCTCCCTGTAATACCGCTATCCGCTTCATCCGTATCGCACATTTATAAAAGGCGAAAGGCCCCGGGACGCTGCGTCCCGGGGCCTTTCGTTTGCACATTTTACCGTTTCAGCCAGCCATCCACAGCCGACACCAGCGCCTTGCCGCGGCGGCCCAGCAGGCGGGGCAGCAGGATGCGGGCCATGGCCCACACACCTGCAAAGTTGTACAGGATAACAGCCGCCGTGATCAGGCCGGTCCACAGGCCGTAGAGCGGCGTCTCAGCCAGCAGCACAAAGGCTTCTGCCACCAGTGCGGCCGCATTCACCAGCACGCGGCCCGGATGCACCTGCATCCCGATCATCCTGTGGGCATCGATGGCGCGCAGGGCGAACACCAGCGCAAGGCCAAGGAAGGAGGCATAGGTCGCACCCACCGGGCCCCACCACTTGATGAAGAAATAGTTCATGATGCAGTTGCTCACAGCGCCCGCCATCATGGTGATCATGCTGCGGGTGGATTTTTTATTCACCACGTACACGCTGTTCATGAACTGGTTGAAGCAGCTGCAGGTGGACGCCATGACAAGGAAGGGCACAAAGTGCCACGCATAGTAGTAGTTGGACTTCATCACGTGCATCACCGGACGGCACAGCCAGATGATGCCGGCGGCACAGCAGAACAGCACGCTGGAATAGGTGCGGAAGATCTGGGTAAAGAACTTTGCGCGCCCCTCCTCCTCGGTCACAGCGGAAAGCTGCCATGCATCGTAGAAGATCAGGCCCAGCGTGGTCAGGATGGTGGGCAGGAAGTAGCCGGTGGAAAGCAGGCCGCTCCATGCGTCGCCGCTGTGGCCGTCCAGACCGCTGCACATTTCGCGCACAAAGAACAGGTCGGATGCGTTGATGATCCAGAAGCTGATCTGTGCCGGGATCATGGGCAGCGAGAAGCGCAGCATCTGCTTCCAAAGGTTTTTGTTGACGCCCTTCAGCTCCACATAGTTCCACAGCTTTCCGGTAACGGAGAGGAACAGCACACTGACAAGGTCACCGCTGATGATGGCCAGCAGGTAGCCGTTGGCACCCCACTTGAAGCCCACCAGATACAGCACGTAGAAGGCCATGGTGGCCACGGTGCACAGCACGCCATCCACGGCCACCAGCTTGTTCCACTGGCGGCTGCGCACGAACTGGGTGCACAGGGTACGCAGGCAGCTCATGAGCACGTAGATGTAGATGAGCAGGCCGTACTGTGCCATATCGGGCAGAAACTGCGCAATGGGCCAGCACAGCACCAGAAGGCCAAAGCCGCCCAGAATGGTCAGCAGGCCGTTGGTGAACACCTGTTTTTCGCTGTTGCCCTTGTCCAGAC is part of the Faecalibacterium sp. HTF-F genome and harbors:
- a CDS encoding right-handed parallel beta-helix repeat-containing protein, which translates into the protein MTNKKFKLAAMSLALTACVAASPLAANAESAGTEATSSAPAVETPAPAAEPSAENAPATNETKQESTNETKQESTDESKQESTDESKQESTDESKQESTDESKQESTDESKQESTDESKQESTNESKQESTNESKQESTDESKQESTNESKQESTNESKQESTNESKQESTDESKQESTDESKQESTNESKQESTNESKQESTDEAKQESTDESKQNPADESKQEVAVENKVLAEAPAAKAPVLMTAALAAAPAAPTAPAEDDTVATINGQGYKSFDEAVKAAQSGDIIKVTKDTETDGMNISKKLTIQGVTTTTTKTKDDGTVEETTVKPKLTFKKDGIALWGTDLTFKDMQVEMKGVGSTPYTAEWNWMTISASKNATLTLDNTVMTMDGTGTADNTHAIYFGSNNKLNVQNGSNLTIQNYKQDALEWDGGDGGYNCNITGGSTFTSDNNRSGFTGTFYVTVDDSDVKVINSTGSGSNGSYFTIQNDSNVLFDNNSYWGISAWRIDMSDDSTLTATNNGYSGVWTRVLNVDKTCTLDVESNGKKAGSAATNPGIFFQGNGKIKSTIEEGAKVTIKDNAGSGIYTKQTVCDLTIGSATITNNGSGSVNEKGIGAENGGGIYNIGTLKLGKGVTITGNTAKNGGGVYTKSVKTKGGKVTIDNSTITENKATGNGGGICAEDNSTVTVVGGEISSNTSTGVEQTISGGGGLYTNNSTVTLDKVTITGNKAINAPSNDGGGILAAGSDLTITGSTITENTAPDCGGGLFLSHTNANITGSTIEGNQSKHGAGVYLNDSSDVAEADCTGSHTHNITDTKINHNTASSIGGGMYVGTKSNVTLTGSTLDGNVSTDKTNGQGGAIVAYGAGDITLDSTTITNNDAAVGGGLFSLGVAASDTHITLRNNTKFIGNTAASGAGIYLMRSSGNNILLELTDSAIDNNTASNLGGGIFAYDGAQINANKASFNGNKAANGAGMYLYGLNNKVMAELTDSFIDNNIASDWGGGIFAYNGAEVKANNTSISNNKGGNAGGLLVWNNSSAELSNGSKVCGNTATNGNGGGVYAINGTVTATDCDISDNDAGQYNGGGICAQNSALTLEKNTLNRNKSKSGGAIWMNASDAELSGNTITHNTATGNGGGIYSEQRSTIDLRTGALYNNHAGTAGDDMYLNNTTLILRPVGDDWILDDCGHPIDGWYLDGKDARWDADSQKKFVTNLDALLEGTDYMIEKGEDGCYIITIDSNALALKAAHNAPSEPKPDPDGPDTPNPNPNPKPEPKPGPDTSITPEDPQLPPVQDARADTPDSPVLPANTTNPAVQDAHALPQTGTSLFAALAMALSGFALTIAGAWASLLGKNSRH
- a CDS encoding lipopolysaccharide biosynthesis protein; the encoded protein is MENEKKSGDKYSKLAGNTLIFAISSFSSKLLTLIVQPFLTYAMAEISDLGLSKILSQYANLLIPFVSMGMSNAIIRFGLDKGNSEKQVFTNGLLTILGGFGLLVLCWPIAQFLPDMAQYGLLIYIYVLMSCLRTLCTQFVRSRQWNKLVAVDGVLCTVATMAFYVLYLVGFKWGANGYLLAIISGDLVSVLFLSVTGKLWNYVELKGVNKNLWKQMLRFSLPMIPAQISFWIINASDLFFVREMCSGLDGHSGDAWSGLLSTGYFLPTILTTLGLIFYDAWQLSAVTEEEGRAKFFTQIFRTYSSVLFCCAAGIIWLCRPVMHVMKSNYYYAWHFVPFLVMASTCSCFNQFMNSVYVVNKKSTRSMITMMAGAVSNCIMNYFFIKWWGPVGATYASFLGLALVFALRAIDAHRMIGMQVHPGRVLVNAAALVAEAFVLLAETPLYGLWTGLITAAVILYNFAGVWAMARILLPRLLGRRGKALVSAVDGWLKR